In Gossypium arboreum isolate Shixiya-1 chromosome 5, ASM2569848v2, whole genome shotgun sequence, a single genomic region encodes these proteins:
- the LOC108452640 gene encoding uncharacterized protein LOC108452640, with protein MANCQMKKAQKYTMGKLWNSTSETVTLSGKKVWHGSHDADFPETIEDGDVGEFTHDAVTEQNDVPGSVVGLVYKLHDGTRWIVAWSNPQGEDSKVYTNIHKEPIRWEQIKTDLDTRGSSKSKVRKFGYVASIEIDPKKRSPTLKASFESEA; from the exons ATGGCTAATTGTCAAATGAAAAAAGCTCAAAAATACACAATGGGCAAGCTTTGGAACTCTACCAGCGAAACTGTAACCCTGAGTGGCAAGAAAGTTTGGCACGGCTCTCATGATGCGGATTTCCCGGAAACCATTGAAGATGGAGATGTGGGTGAGTTTACGCATGATGCAGTGACTGAACAGAATGATGTTCCAGGTTCCGTGGTTGGTCTTGTGTACAAGCTACATGATGGAACTAGGTGGATTGTTGCTTGGAGCAACCCTCAAGGTGAAGACAGCAAG GTCTATACTAATATCCACAAAGAACCTATTCGTTGGGAGCAAATCAAAACCGATCTTGACACAAGAGGAAGCTCAAAATCTAAAGTTAGAAAGTTTGGGTACGTTGCATCAATAGAAATTGATCCCAAGAAACGTTCGCCGACACTGAAGGCATCATTTGAGTCAGAGGCATAA